A DNA window from Pungitius pungitius chromosome 1, fPunPun2.1, whole genome shotgun sequence contains the following coding sequences:
- the larp7 gene encoding la-related protein 7, whose product MIDTEREAGDAELRSKNKEIEKKKRSRVKQLLGDVRRQVDFWFGDVNLHKDRFLKKIIDESDDGYVDLSILASFNRMKKLTCDTKLIARALKNSSVVEVNLEGDKVRRQLPIGDVPNDVDARTVYVELLPKDVTHGWIEKVFTKCGNVVYVSIPRYKTTGDPKGFAFIEFEKGEHAQKAIEMLNNPPEDAPRKPGIFPKMKRGKPLPLPADNPPSGEEEEEKKKRKRKKKKEGAASQTLAEESKERSGEAEPSAPKRRRSAAGDSESDVAATHKTPDKLSEKKRRRSQTAEGSGSDVPSKIRRTSESKAGEKDKDLTKPSTPTKSDEEGGVEEGKENGEDSTVKAKRKRKKKHKEKLKIGEEVIPLRVLAKKEWLKLKDEYLTLQKSSMKSLKKCILKIDHKEHKSLRETENAEKSKKSEAEPNHGPQFTSGVIMKITDDKPLPGRNFIKEALSKWAPVAYIDTLEGDTEGHIRFHTPEDAKAASDARGELQKEHSWKVEILAGDHEQRYWQKILVDRQVKLNRPREKKRGTEKLISKAEKIILARAKEAHKHIRFQED is encoded by the exons ATGATCGACACAGAGAGGGAAGCCGGTGATGCAGAGCTCCGCAGTAAGAACAAggagattgagaaaaagaagaggtcCCGTGTTAAGCAGCTGCTGGGTGATGTGAGGAGGCAAGTGGACTTCTGGTTCGGAGATGTCAACCTTCATAAGGACCGTTTTCTGAAAAAAATCATCGATGAGTCGGATGATGGAT ATGTTGATTTATCCATATTGGCGAGCTTCAATCGAATGAAGAAGTTGACATGTGACACTAAGCTGATTGCAAGAGCGCTGAAAAATTCATCCGTAGTCGAG GTTAACCTAGAAGGCGATAAAGTTAGGCGTCAGCTTCCGATCGGAGACGTACCAAATGATGTTGACGCCCGCACAGTCTATGtg GAACTGTTGCCCAAGGACGTGACGCACGGCTGGATAGAGAAAGTATTCACAAAATGCGGGAATGTGGTTTATGTTAGCATCCCCAGATACAAGACCACAGGTGACCCCAAAGGCTTTGCCTTCATAGAGTTTGAGAAGGGGGAACATGCACAGAAAGCCATAGAG ATGCTGAACAACCCCCCTGAAGATGCTCCCAGAAAGCCTGGGATTTTCCCCAAGATGAAGCGTGGGAAGCCCCTGCCCCTGCCAGCTGACAATCCACCATCAG gtgaagaagaggaggagaagaaaaagcgcaagcgaaagaaaaagaaagaaggtgcCGCGTCACAGACTCTTGCTGAAGAATCCAAAGAGCGAAGCGGGGAAGCAGAACCGTCGGCGccaaagaggaggaggtccGCAGCGGGAGATTCTGAATCCGATGTTGCTGCCACTCATAAGACACCGGACAAACTGTCCGAGAAAAAAAGACGACGGTCCCAGACAGCAGAGGGATCCGGAAGTGATGTGCCGTCCAAAATAAGGAGGACAAGTGAAAGTAAAGCTGGAGAGAAGGACAAAGATTTAACTAAGCCTA GTACACCAACTAAAAGTGACGAGGAGGGAGGTGTTGAGGAAGGGAAAGAGAACGGAGAGGATTCAACGGTTAAAgcgaagaggaagagaaagaagaaacacaagGAAAAGTTGAAAATAGGGGAAGAAGTCATCCCACTTCGGGTTCTAGCCAA GAAAGAGTGGCTCAAGTTGAAAGATGAGTACCTGACCTTGCAGAAGAGCAGCATGAAGTCCTTGAAGAAGTGCATCTTAAAGATTGATCACAAGGAGCACAAGAGTCTACGGGAGACTGAAAATG CCGAGAAGAGTAAGAAAAGTGAGGCGGAGCCTAACCACGGCCCACAGTTCACCAGTGGTGTCATCATGAAGATTACAGATGACAAGCCTCTGCCAGGGAGGAACTTCATCAAG GAAGCTCTGTCCAAATGGGCCCCAGTAGCTTACATAGACACCTTGGAAGGAGACACTGAGGGTCACATCCGCTTTCACACCCCGGAAGACGCTAAAGCCGCCAGCGACGCCAGAGGAGAGCTTCAGAAAGAGCACAGCTGGAAGGTCGAGATCCTCGCGG GTGACCACGAACAGAGGTACTGGCAGAAGATCCTAGTGGACCGCCAGGTCAAGCTCAATCGTCCGAGGGAAAAGAAGAGGGGTACAGAGAAG CTCATATCCAAAGCAGAGAAAATCATCCTTGCCCGGGCCAAGGAGGCCCATAAGCACATCCGTTTCCAAGAAGACTGA
- the LOC119223265 gene encoding NLR family CARD domain-containing protein 3-like, protein MLFYNTRHGEKIHFSDHYVNLLLADGHQGLETKRHEVLTFGQKRLSLQQKSAVKQKISPAELFSSGHGNRPVKKVLVAGVAGIGKTILVQKMLFDFGGNRSHLGFDFIIHMTFRDLNLIDKPVNFRELVLRKNRHLAKELDNILANDHKLLIILDGFDEFRHYRSCDVETFVTDPDEDGEVVEVMGSLMQGELLPNASVMLTSRPAATSHIPVGCIDRFVLIAGFSLTEVQDFFFRFFQDSAIAESTFAVVSANELMLTLCYIPAFCYIVCCILKESKDLYGEKPKTMTDIYVQYLVALLRSHTQARAAPFGQEQGAMAAQPLSDVVLKLGRLAFHKLLGHQTLFYGSDGDVAALGGCSLVSTFLDKTVAQEPGCTEEVYSFAHLTVQEFFAAVYYAVTDDPLTEVQHGADLAEGSNNGHFDLFNRFLSGILSERNAKLLSRQVGLCCQKDKVDNYRQRIVRELTTVCESGARILNHLHCLFEQQDPSLALSVQPKTLQVNVSDETLSQMDYNAIKYFLNLTKGEISELDLTGTGVSCEALRDIQPLLLRCNRLWLGENNLDMNTAHVIADVLQLSESITQLGLGWSDIGDDELLALSSAIRVKKNLQELWMEGNRVSFKGLLSLSDLTPNPLKRIVAIWNDLTDTDPYYFCPQESITVSFTDDCMWTAWGEWVFKRCEVSSNEKLVMVLRKVCNISVHCLEVEWAKTFYQQLSQLIKQRIECCTEDDMCRKLKKFENILNH, encoded by the exons ATGCTCTTCTACAACACTCGCCACGGGGAGAAAATCCATTTCTCCGATCACTATGTAAATCTGTTGCTGGCCGATGGACACCAGGGCTTGGAGACAAAAAGACACGAGGTGCTGACGTTCGGACAAAAGCGACTATCTTTGCAGCAGAAGTCTGCGGTGAAACAGAAGATCTCCCCAGCCGAGCTCTTTTCAAGTGGACATGGAAATAGGCCTGTGAAGAAAGTTCTGGTGGCCGGGGTGGCCGGCATTGGGAAAACCATCCTTGTGCAGAAAATGCTGTTTGATTTTGGTGGAAACAGAAGCCATCTTGGATTTGACTTCATCATTCACATGACCTTTAGAGACCTGAATCTAATAGACAAACCTGTCAACTTCCGTGAGCTGGTCTTGCGTAAAAACAGGCACCTTGCTAAGGAATTGGATAACATTTTGGCGAATGACCACAAATTGCTGATCATCTTGGACGGCTTCGATGAGTTCAGACACTACAGGAGCTGCGACGTCGAGACGTTTGTGACGGATCCGGATGAAGACGGAGAGGTGGTGGAGGTCATGGGCAGTCTGATGCAAGGTGAGCTGCTTCCCAACGCGTCTGTCATGCTCACAAGCCGACCAGCTGCCACCAGCCACATCCCTGTGGGCTGTATTGACCGCTTCGTGCTCATCGCTGGCTTCTCCTTGACTGAAGTTCAAGACTTCTTCTTCCGTTTTTTTCAGGACAGTGCAATAGCTGAGAGCACCTTTGCGGTGGTCTCAGCCAATGAGCTAATGCTGACGCTGTGCTATATACCTGCATTTTGCTACATTGTCTGCTGCATCCTCAAAGAGAGCAAAGACCTCTATGGAGAGAAACCCAAGACCATGACCGACATTTATGTGCAGTACCTGGTGGCCTTGCTTCGCTCTCACACTCAAGCGAGAGCCGCACCCTTCGGCCAGGAGCAAGGAGCAATGGCCGCTCAGCCGCTGTCCGATGTCGTGCTGAAGCTGGGACGGTTGGCCTTCCATAAGCTGCTGGGGCATCAAACTCTATTCTACGGCAGCGACGGAGATGTTGCAGCGTTGGGGGGATGCAGCCTCGTCAGCACCTTTCTGGACAAGACAGTGGCACAAGAGCCCGGCTGCACGGAGGAGGTTTACTCCTTCGCACACCTTACTGTTCAAGAGTTCTTCGCTGCGGTTTATTATGCAGTGACGGATGACCCTTTGACGGAAGTACAACACGGTGCAGATCTTGCGGAGGGATCCAACAACGGACATTTTGACCTGTTCAACCGCTTCCTTTCTGGAATCCTCTCCGAACGCAATGCTAAGCTTCTCTCAAGGCAGGTGGGGTTGTGTTGCCAGAAGGACAAAGTGGACAACTATCGCCAGAGGATTGTTAGAGAGCTGACAACTGTCTGTGAGAGTGGGGCCCGCATCCTAAACCATTTACACTGTCTGTTTGAGCAGCAGGACCCCTCTCTGGCCCTTAGTGTGCAGCCAAAGACACTGCAAGTCAATGTCAGTGATGAAACATTGTCCCAAATGGATTACAATGCCATCAAGTACTTCCTAAACCTTACAAAAGGTGAAATATCTGAGCTGGATCTGACAGGCACAGGAGTAAGCTGCGAGGCGCTTAGAGACATTCAGCCCCTGCTGCTCAGATGTAACAGACTGTG gcttGGCGAAAACAACCTCGATATGAACACAGCTCATGTCATTGCGGATGTGCTGCAACTGTCAGAAAGTATAACCCAGCTTGG TCTTGGATGGTCAGACATTGGTGATGATGAACTACTGGCTCTTTCCAGTGCCATACgggtgaaaaaaaaccttcaagaGCTGTG GATGGAGGGAAACCGAGTTAGCTTCAAAGGACTGCTGTCACTCAGTGACCTGACCCCAAACCCTCTGAAAAGAATTGT AGCCATATGGAATGACTTGACTGACACAGATCCATACTATTTTTGCCCCCAAGAAAGCATAACTGTGAGTTTTACAGATGATTGTATGTGGACTGCGTGGGGCGAATGGGTCTTCAAAAGGTGCGAGGTCAGCAGCAATGAGAAGTTAGTGATGGTACTCCGCAAAGTGTGCAACATCTCAGTCCACTGCTTGGAGGTCGAGTGGGCAAAGACTTTCTACCAGCAACTATCACAGCTCATCAAGCAAAGGATTGAGTGCTGCACTGAGGACGACATGTGCAGGAAACTCAAAAAGtttgaaaatatattgaatCACTAA
- the LOC119223267 gene encoding uncharacterized protein LOC119223267 isoform X1, producing MKLREAAKDAETRRAGPPESDPDPLLKRTSDDMTTMRAIYETQKWIKPAPNAPPPSSSSVTPRGHLRGSSSIAHMCFKTNQRTSKEDYTTVYQSDFPVWKVQKCLPFKQANSFKVKHGLVLTDDPSKDRCQKDGDQAEANSKLVPPFEKVTTYRCDYVNHPVQSTVRLKPVHNTKGLLSHPAAPPKPTAAGEVDRDIFDETRALSAAVNNRFAENKLQGTGEAPKTSPPADRPEHRYAGANPARASRQAGEGGKRSLWGNTTMKEDYKYWKMPPFSAVRKDADWPKKPSFSPGPTKPAKGSKTTRAPFATNATKRPAEKQARAATDRNPPGTGGSRMCCWTSSLANGGGIGGGPKESHQMISYMISSRS from the exons ATGAAACTCCGCGAGGCGGCAAAGGACGCAGAGACACGACGCGCAGGCCCCCCCGAG AGTGACCCGGACCCTCTGCTGAAAAGGACGAGTGACGATATGACCACTATGAG GGCAATCTATGAGACCCAGAAATGGATAAAACCAGCCCCAAATGccccaccaccatcatcatcatctgtgaCTCCCAGAGGCCACctgagaggcagcagcagcattgcACACATGTGCTTTAAAACAAACCAGAGGACATCCAAGGAGGACTACACAACAGTGTACCAAA GCGATTTCCCCGTGTGGAAAGTGCAAAAGTGCCTTCCGTTCAAGCAAGCCAACAGCTTCAAGGTGAAACATGGGTTAGTCCTCACCGACGACCCCTCCAAAGATCGCTGCCAGAAAGACGGGGATCAAGCTGAAGCCAACTCCAAGCTGGTCCCACCTTTCGAAAAGGTCACCACCTACAGATGTGACTACGTCAACCACCCAGTGCAGAGCACAGTGAGGCTGAAGCCTGTGCACAACACCAAAGGTCTGCTGTCCCATCCCGCTGCGCCTCCCAAACCAACGGCGGCAGGGGAAGTGGACCGAGACATTTTTGACGAAACCAGGGCATTATCCGCAGCGGTCAACAACAGGTTCGCCGAAAACAAGCTCCAGGGGACAGGCGAAGCCCCAAAAACGAGTCCCCCCGCAGACCGCCCGGAACACAGGTACGCAGGTGCCAACCCGGCCCGGGCATCGAGGCAAGCCGGAGAGGGAGGCAAGCGTTCCTTGTGGGGAAACACAACCATGAAGGAGGATTACAAATATTGGAAGATGCCACCCTTCTCCGCTGTCCGCAAAGACGCCGACTGGCCCAAGAAACCCAGCTTCTCACCGGGCCCGACCAAGCCGGCCAAGGGCAGCAAAACCACTCGGGCGCCATTCGCCACCAACGCGACCAAGCGCCCCGCGGAGAAGCAAGCGCGCGCCGCCACGGACCGCAACCCCCCGGGCACAGGCGGGTCCAGGATGTGCTGCTGGACCAGCTCTTTGGCCAATGGCGGCGGCATCGGTGGGGGGCCCAAGGAGTCCCACCAAATGATCAGCTACATGATTTCTAGCAGAAGCTGA
- the LOC119223267 gene encoding uncharacterized protein LOC119223267 isoform X2, whose amino-acid sequence MTTMRAIYETQKWIKPAPNAPPPSSSSVTPRGHLRGSSSIAHMCFKTNQRTSKEDYTTVYQSDFPVWKVQKCLPFKQANSFKVKHGLVLTDDPSKDRCQKDGDQAEANSKLVPPFEKVTTYRCDYVNHPVQSTVRLKPVHNTKGLLSHPAAPPKPTAAGEVDRDIFDETRALSAAVNNRFAENKLQGTGEAPKTSPPADRPEHRYAGANPARASRQAGEGGKRSLWGNTTMKEDYKYWKMPPFSAVRKDADWPKKPSFSPGPTKPAKGSKTTRAPFATNATKRPAEKQARAATDRNPPGTGGSRMCCWTSSLANGGGIGGGPKESHQMISYMISSRS is encoded by the exons ATGACCACTATGAG GGCAATCTATGAGACCCAGAAATGGATAAAACCAGCCCCAAATGccccaccaccatcatcatcatctgtgaCTCCCAGAGGCCACctgagaggcagcagcagcattgcACACATGTGCTTTAAAACAAACCAGAGGACATCCAAGGAGGACTACACAACAGTGTACCAAA GCGATTTCCCCGTGTGGAAAGTGCAAAAGTGCCTTCCGTTCAAGCAAGCCAACAGCTTCAAGGTGAAACATGGGTTAGTCCTCACCGACGACCCCTCCAAAGATCGCTGCCAGAAAGACGGGGATCAAGCTGAAGCCAACTCCAAGCTGGTCCCACCTTTCGAAAAGGTCACCACCTACAGATGTGACTACGTCAACCACCCAGTGCAGAGCACAGTGAGGCTGAAGCCTGTGCACAACACCAAAGGTCTGCTGTCCCATCCCGCTGCGCCTCCCAAACCAACGGCGGCAGGGGAAGTGGACCGAGACATTTTTGACGAAACCAGGGCATTATCCGCAGCGGTCAACAACAGGTTCGCCGAAAACAAGCTCCAGGGGACAGGCGAAGCCCCAAAAACGAGTCCCCCCGCAGACCGCCCGGAACACAGGTACGCAGGTGCCAACCCGGCCCGGGCATCGAGGCAAGCCGGAGAGGGAGGCAAGCGTTCCTTGTGGGGAAACACAACCATGAAGGAGGATTACAAATATTGGAAGATGCCACCCTTCTCCGCTGTCCGCAAAGACGCCGACTGGCCCAAGAAACCCAGCTTCTCACCGGGCCCGACCAAGCCGGCCAAGGGCAGCAAAACCACTCGGGCGCCATTCGCCACCAACGCGACCAAGCGCCCCGCGGAGAAGCAAGCGCGCGCCGCCACGGACCGCAACCCCCCGGGCACAGGCGGGTCCAGGATGTGCTGCTGGACCAGCTCTTTGGCCAATGGCGGCGGCATCGGTGGGGGGCCCAAGGAGTCCCACCAAATGATCAGCTACATGATTTCTAGCAGAAGCTGA